In Armatimonadota bacterium, a single genomic region encodes these proteins:
- the polA gene encoding DNA polymerase I, producing MSEKRLVIIDGYALLFRAFYATRYLSTSDGRPTNALHGFTSMLFQILEIIRPNAIVVALDAPGKTFRHTEFADYKGTRKETAPELIVQLDESRNLLSALGIPQLELVGFEADDIIGTLSLKAEQNGYKTTIVTGDMDTLQLVDDWVSVLTPKTGMSETMTYTATEVFERWGVTPAQVVDFKAIKGDPSDNIPGVPGIGDKGAAELISLFGSIEAILERWEEVPEKYKKKIEPAVDSMKLSKWLATIKRDCEVTYDFEPFVLTQAEFAAGKEFLERFEMRSHAKNIQRVLGPYVEGASSSEPDVEVVQQKLEFATREVGSFIMLKSTVNSQPFGLHFAALQTEDLFDENAERAYVAVGHEVLTCSREDGMRLLATFPSQAIVHDAKPLYKAAKKFDQAVGFDALLAGYVLQSGRAGYVLGDLVQGYTDLVVPTTPEETAASLLHLQRAMLDRLEKEGQTSVLQTIELPLTPILAEMEVLGIRTSKSQLHEFSKELGIAIEASTKRVYELAGQEFTIGSPKQLGEILFDKMQIPGATKTKTGYATGAEILQQLAPTYEIAGEVLTWRELTKLKSTYADALQTQIGSDGRIHTTYSQTTAATGRLSSNDPNLQNIPIRTELGRSIRKAFIAAEGYSLASFDYSQIELRVLAHMCGEPALVSAFENREDVHSATARIMFHTGEPTKDQRRYAKLLNYAVLYGVTDFGLANQLGGGFSRAEAKELINLYNERFPTVKGFTQDVVVDARSKGFTTTLTGRRRYFPDIHSSRFNDRNYAERQAMNAPIQGTAADMIKLAMMTVRKQLAGSQTKMLLNVHDELVFELKDGDSQVLEPIRHLMETSLPLKVPVEVDAKVGENWNEMTTV from the coding sequence ATGTCGGAAAAGCGACTGGTGATCATTGATGGCTACGCCCTTCTATTTCGGGCGTTCTACGCCACGCGCTACCTCTCGACGAGCGACGGGCGCCCGACGAATGCGCTCCACGGATTCACCTCCATGCTGTTCCAGATTCTGGAGATCATCCGACCGAACGCAATTGTAGTAGCGCTAGATGCGCCGGGGAAGACCTTTCGACATACCGAATTTGCTGACTATAAAGGGACCCGAAAAGAGACCGCTCCCGAGTTGATTGTTCAGCTTGATGAATCCCGAAACCTCTTGTCCGCCTTAGGCATTCCTCAGTTGGAGCTTGTCGGCTTCGAAGCCGACGACATCATCGGAACCCTCTCTCTGAAAGCCGAACAAAATGGCTACAAGACCACGATCGTGACCGGCGACATGGACACCTTGCAATTGGTCGACGACTGGGTGAGCGTCTTGACTCCCAAAACCGGAATGTCCGAGACGATGACCTACACTGCCACGGAGGTCTTTGAGCGTTGGGGCGTCACGCCGGCACAAGTGGTCGACTTCAAAGCCATCAAGGGTGACCCAAGCGACAATATTCCCGGTGTTCCTGGCATCGGAGACAAAGGTGCCGCGGAGCTGATTTCGCTCTTTGGCTCGATCGAAGCCATTCTGGAACGATGGGAAGAGGTTCCCGAAAAGTATAAGAAGAAGATCGAGCCGGCTGTCGATTCGATGAAACTGTCGAAATGGCTTGCGACCATCAAGCGCGATTGCGAGGTGACCTACGACTTCGAGCCATTTGTCTTGACGCAAGCCGAGTTTGCTGCAGGAAAGGAGTTTCTGGAGCGATTCGAAATGCGATCTCACGCAAAGAACATTCAGCGCGTTCTCGGGCCGTATGTCGAGGGAGCCTCGTCTTCCGAACCCGACGTGGAAGTGGTTCAGCAAAAACTTGAGTTCGCTACTCGCGAAGTCGGCTCGTTCATCATGCTCAAAAGCACAGTTAACAGCCAGCCCTTCGGACTCCACTTTGCCGCCTTGCAGACGGAAGATCTATTCGATGAGAACGCGGAGCGTGCTTATGTCGCTGTCGGTCACGAAGTCCTGACTTGCTCTCGCGAAGACGGGATGCGTCTGCTGGCTACTTTCCCGTCCCAGGCGATCGTCCACGATGCAAAGCCTCTCTATAAAGCTGCGAAGAAGTTCGACCAAGCCGTCGGTTTCGATGCTCTGCTAGCTGGCTACGTGCTTCAATCAGGTCGAGCTGGATATGTGTTGGGTGACCTAGTCCAAGGCTACACAGATCTAGTCGTTCCAACCACACCCGAGGAAACCGCTGCCTCGCTCCTACACCTCCAAAGAGCCATGCTCGACCGACTTGAAAAAGAGGGCCAGACATCCGTGCTTCAAACCATCGAGCTTCCACTCACCCCTATCCTTGCTGAGATGGAAGTCCTCGGAATCCGAACGTCGAAGAGCCAATTGCACGAGTTTTCCAAAGAACTTGGGATCGCTATCGAAGCCTCGACAAAGCGAGTCTACGAACTCGCAGGACAAGAATTCACTATCGGCTCCCCCAAGCAACTCGGCGAAATCCTCTTCGACAAAATGCAAATCCCTGGTGCAACCAAGACCAAGACTGGTTACGCCACGGGTGCCGAAATCCTGCAGCAACTCGCCCCAACCTACGAGATTGCGGGCGAAGTTCTCACCTGGCGCGAGCTCACCAAGCTCAAATCCACTTACGCTGACGCTCTCCAAACTCAAATCGGCTCCGACGGTCGTATCCACACCACGTACTCCCAAACTACTGCCGCCACTGGGCGCCTTTCCTCAAACGATCCCAACCTGCAAAACATCCCCATTCGCACCGAACTCGGTCGGTCAATCCGCAAGGCTTTCATCGCCGCAGAAGGCTACTCACTCGCCTCATTCGACTACTCCCAGATCGAACTTCGAGTTTTGGCTCACATGTGCGGAGAACCAGCTCTGGTCTCCGCGTTCGAGAATAGGGAGGATGTCCACTCGGCTACCGCTCGGATCATGTTCCACACTGGAGAGCCGACGAAAGACCAGAGGCGCTACGCCAAGCTCCTCAACTATGCCGTCCTCTATGGAGTTACCGATTTTGGCCTTGCCAATCAACTTGGTGGTGGCTTCAGCCGTGCGGAGGCGAAAGAGCTTATCAACTTGTACAACGAGCGATTCCCGACCGTGAAAGGTTTCACTCAGGACGTGGTTGTCGACGCTCGAAGCAAAGGATTCACGACAACTCTGACGGGCCGCCGACGCTACTTCCCCGATATCCATTCGAGTCGATTCAACGACCGAAACTACGCCGAGCGACAAGCCATGAACGCTCCAATCCAAGGCACCGCGGCCGATATGATCAAGCTGGCGATGATGACTGTACGAAAACAACTCGCCGGATCACAGACCAAAATGCTCCTGAATGTCCACGACGAACTCGTCTTTGAACTGAAAGATGGCGACAGTCAGGTTCTGGAACCCATTCGCCACCTCATGGAGACTTCGCTTCCGCTCAAAGTTCCAGTCGAAGTCGATGCCAAGGTGGGGGAAAACTGGAACGAGATGACCACCGTTTAG
- the rpsT gene encoding 30S ribosomal protein S20, whose product MANKKSSKKDIRRIAKRTAVNTSVKSALKTYIKKSRKATAGGDPAEVSVNLVSAVKALDKAAQNGQIHPNQAARRKSRIAKKAAAALKAVGK is encoded by the coding sequence ATGGCAAATAAGAAGTCGAGTAAGAAGGACATCCGCCGCATTGCGAAGCGGACCGCAGTTAACACCAGCGTCAAGAGCGCTTTGAAGACCTACATCAAGAAGAGCCGCAAGGCAACTGCAGGTGGAGATCCCGCAGAAGTCAGCGTGAACTTGGTCAGCGCAGTGAAGGCTCTGGACAAAGCCGCGCAAAACGGTCAGATTCACCCGAACCAGGCTGCTCGACGCAAGTCACGCATCGCGAAGAAAGCCGCAGCAGCTCTCAAAGCCGTTGGCAAGTAA
- a CDS encoding aminopeptidase P N-terminal domain-containing protein, with protein sequence MVTVLAAMMFAQEGFPFRVYEADKIAASEFAARRAEYIKSIPSGSFALLVTNPLHQRSNDTDFPFRPNSYFWYLSGCEEQDSALVLAPDGIRVNGKVAKEILFVADKNPQSETWTGVLMGPEKAKELLGVEMVLSNKSFASVLGSLTQAKGALIEKPEGLSGRVASFVKSFEEWQAQHAEEKGLRKPLDVMRSIKSPAEVALTYKSMNATCNAHKEALMSCEPGMREWEIASLVEYIFARNGCEAVAYGSIVGSGMNSCILHYPSPRKRIENGDFICMDVGAEYHGYASDVTRSYPANGKFSAEQRAIYEIVLRAQEAGVRAANVGAPFTVADTVARQIVADGLIKLGIIKDAKEVRRYFMHGTSHYVGLDVHDTGDYGPLKANQIITVEPGIYIKEGSACDKKWWNIGVRIEDTVLISDNGPINMSGNQLPRSIPEIEALMAKKGLGNRPEGKIALNGNPSKLFDLAHTH encoded by the coding sequence ATGGTCACCGTTCTCGCCGCAATGATGTTTGCTCAAGAGGGCTTTCCCTTTCGAGTTTACGAGGCAGATAAGATTGCGGCTTCTGAATTCGCCGCTCGGCGAGCGGAGTACATTAAGTCGATCCCGAGCGGTTCGTTCGCTCTTCTCGTCACCAACCCGTTGCACCAACGCTCCAACGACACCGATTTTCCCTTCCGTCCCAACTCTTACTTCTGGTACCTGAGCGGTTGCGAAGAACAAGATTCAGCACTTGTTCTCGCTCCCGACGGGATCAGAGTGAATGGAAAAGTGGCCAAAGAAATTCTGTTTGTTGCCGACAAGAACCCCCAAAGCGAAACTTGGACTGGAGTCTTGATGGGACCGGAAAAGGCGAAAGAGTTGCTCGGTGTAGAGATGGTTTTGTCCAACAAGTCCTTCGCCTCGGTCTTGGGATCGCTTACCCAAGCTAAAGGCGCGTTGATCGAGAAACCAGAGGGCCTGTCCGGCCGAGTCGCCAGCTTTGTGAAATCGTTTGAAGAGTGGCAAGCCCAGCACGCAGAAGAAAAGGGGTTGCGAAAACCTCTCGATGTGATGCGAAGCATCAAGTCTCCTGCGGAAGTCGCACTGACCTACAAGTCGATGAATGCAACGTGCAACGCGCACAAAGAAGCTCTGATGTCCTGTGAACCAGGAATGCGTGAGTGGGAAATTGCCTCGCTGGTCGAATACATCTTCGCTAGAAACGGTTGCGAGGCAGTCGCTTACGGATCCATCGTTGGGTCGGGGATGAATTCTTGCATCCTTCACTACCCTTCGCCTAGAAAGAGGATCGAGAACGGGGACTTCATCTGTATGGATGTCGGTGCGGAGTACCACGGCTACGCCAGCGATGTCACGAGATCGTATCCGGCAAACGGAAAGTTCTCTGCTGAGCAACGAGCGATCTACGAAATCGTGTTAAGAGCTCAAGAAGCCGGAGTCCGAGCTGCCAACGTTGGCGCTCCTTTTACGGTGGCTGATACCGTTGCCAGGCAAATCGTTGCCGACGGACTCATTAAGCTCGGCATCATCAAGGATGCAAAAGAGGTTCGTCGATACTTTATGCACGGAACCTCGCACTACGTCGGCCTTGATGTCCACGATACCGGCGACTACGGCCCGCTCAAGGCGAACCAGATCATTACAGTTGAACCCGGAATCTATATCAAAGAGGGGTCCGCATGCGACAAAAAGTGGTGGAACATCGGAGTCCGCATCGAAGACACTGTTCTGATCTCAGACAATGGTCCGATCAACATGAGTGGCAACCAACTCCCTCGCTCGATCCCCGAGATCGAAGCTCTCATGGCAAAGAAGGGGCTTGGAAATCGTCCCGAGGGCAAGATCGCGCTGAACGGAAACCCGTCAAAACTCTTTGATCTGGCTCATACTCACTGA
- a CDS encoding HAD family phosphatase: MRKGLLFDFDGLILDTETPEVRAWEWMFAQHNLEYPKEVWQSIVGKGPDQITEKPEDILVREAKLNEDPERLYKTFRARYFQILEKVARPGVEQLITMATGLGYELHIVSSSEKRWVEGHLHDLGLRDHFLSLTTRDEGVPTKPAPDLYLRCLEKNDLKPKQVWALEDSANGLAAAKAAGIKTLVCPNPTTEHLNFSKADRIVASLEEVTLPL, from the coding sequence TTGAGAAAAGGACTTCTTTTTGACTTCGATGGGCTGATTTTAGACACCGAAACCCCCGAAGTCCGAGCCTGGGAATGGATGTTTGCCCAGCACAATCTGGAATACCCAAAAGAGGTTTGGCAGTCCATCGTAGGTAAGGGACCCGACCAGATTACTGAGAAGCCAGAGGACATTTTGGTCCGCGAAGCCAAGCTCAACGAGGATCCCGAGCGCCTCTATAAGACCTTCCGAGCTCGCTATTTTCAGATCTTGGAAAAGGTTGCCAGACCGGGAGTTGAACAACTGATTACCATGGCTACGGGGCTTGGATATGAGTTGCACATTGTCTCCAGTAGCGAGAAACGCTGGGTTGAAGGGCACCTCCACGACCTTGGCCTTCGTGACCACTTTTTGTCCTTGACCACGCGCGACGAGGGAGTTCCAACCAAGCCAGCTCCTGACCTCTATCTTCGATGCCTTGAGAAGAATGACCTCAAGCCCAAGCAAGTCTGGGCGCTTGAAGACTCCGCCAACGGCCTTGCGGCGGCGAAGGCGGCTGGAATTAAGACTTTGGTGTGCCCAAACCCGACTACCGAACACCTCAACTTCTCGAAGGCAGATCGAATCGTGGCCTCACTCGAGGAAGTCACCCTCCCGCTGTAA
- a CDS encoding ATP-binding cassette domain-containing protein: MSYRTHKDAVLPLSLQIQKGEFVFLVGTTGAGKSTLLKLLSREVNPSKGAVVIDGKEVNRQLALFIPKLRRKMGIVPQDYALLPKKTVEENIAYASRAAGKTRRQTRRRTPFILMGVHLLHKAKSFPEELSGGERQRVAIGRSLVNDPPLILADEPTGNLDPEHSMEIMQLLLDLNERGSTVIVATHDMLVVEQVPARVIRIEAGKIVSDSGPIERSIEEPIETELIPLISVVEGNEDAEVEPGEEPDLVVEESGADDA; encoded by the coding sequence GTGTCATACCGGACCCACAAAGACGCCGTCCTCCCTCTATCGCTCCAGATTCAAAAAGGCGAGTTTGTCTTCTTGGTCGGAACGACCGGGGCAGGGAAGAGCACACTGTTGAAGCTCCTCAGCCGCGAAGTAAATCCCAGTAAAGGTGCGGTGGTAATCGACGGCAAAGAAGTAAACCGACAGCTTGCCTTGTTCATTCCAAAGCTAAGGCGAAAAATGGGAATTGTCCCCCAGGATTACGCACTGCTACCTAAAAAAACGGTTGAAGAGAACATTGCGTATGCGAGCAGGGCTGCCGGAAAAACCCGACGCCAAACGCGGCGCAGAACTCCATTTATCCTCATGGGAGTTCACCTGCTCCATAAGGCGAAAAGCTTCCCGGAAGAGCTCTCGGGAGGCGAAAGACAGCGCGTTGCAATTGGCCGCTCGTTGGTCAACGATCCGCCACTTATCCTCGCCGACGAGCCAACCGGGAACCTTGATCCCGAACACTCAATGGAGATTATGCAGCTCCTGCTGGATCTTAACGAGCGGGGTTCGACCGTCATCGTTGCGACCCACGACATGCTGGTAGTCGAACAGGTTCCTGCGCGAGTGATCCGCATCGAAGCAGGAAAGATCGTCAGTGATTCGGGCCCGATAGAACGCTCGATCGAAGAACCCATTGAAACCGAGTTGATCCCGCTCATTTCCGTCGTTGAGGGCAACGAAGATGCTGAAGTCGAGCCGGGGGAAGAACCAGACCTGGTAGTTGAAGAGTCGGGAGCTGATGATGCTTGA
- a CDS encoding permease-like cell division protein FtsX, with amino-acid sequence MKSRELMMLDRLLFILGEALVSLRRNFGMVVLSVLTTAVCLYVLGGLGLLYLGLQQGAKGMTGALEMRVYLKEGTTTEQVSAFLKDVRATPGVEKAILIPKERAWEKFSKENPEIAKDIDNPYPDGLKVILNDLSLGDAIAAQMRARTEVEPENGVNYLKKEQTLLEQALKLLRWVGATAGGMLLLVAGVLIFTVTRLAAMSRRVEIRIMRLVGAGYSTMYLPMIIEGKVQGVLGGLLAAGLLQLTYRQVSLVVASYASIPPLPSFPFQLVYLWTVVAGASYGVGCSCLALIRLNQRIR; translated from the coding sequence TTGAAGAGTCGGGAGCTGATGATGCTTGATCGACTCCTTTTCATCCTAGGCGAAGCCCTTGTGTCGTTACGGCGAAACTTTGGAATGGTCGTGCTCAGCGTTCTGACAACTGCGGTCTGCTTATACGTTCTTGGCGGTCTCGGCCTCCTTTACCTCGGGCTTCAGCAAGGTGCGAAAGGGATGACAGGGGCCCTTGAAATGCGCGTGTATTTGAAAGAGGGGACAACTACCGAGCAAGTCTCGGCGTTTCTGAAGGACGTGCGCGCGACTCCGGGAGTTGAGAAAGCAATCCTGATCCCGAAAGAGCGAGCATGGGAGAAGTTCTCCAAAGAGAATCCCGAGATCGCCAAAGATATCGACAATCCTTACCCGGACGGTCTTAAAGTCATCCTGAATGATCTTAGTCTCGGAGATGCCATCGCCGCCCAGATGCGAGCCAGGACCGAAGTCGAACCAGAGAACGGTGTCAATTACCTCAAGAAGGAGCAAACACTCCTTGAGCAAGCCCTGAAGCTGTTGCGTTGGGTCGGTGCCACTGCGGGAGGGATGCTTCTCCTTGTGGCAGGGGTTCTGATTTTTACTGTCACCCGGCTAGCCGCAATGTCTAGGAGGGTAGAGATCCGCATCATGAGGCTGGTTGGGGCCGGGTATTCCACGATGTACTTGCCGATGATCATCGAAGGCAAAGTCCAGGGGGTCCTAGGTGGGCTCTTGGCGGCCGGATTGCTCCAACTCACGTATCGTCAAGTGAGCCTTGTCGTCGCCTCTTACGCCTCGATCCCGCCGCTGCCTTCGTTTCCTTTCCAGCTGGTGTATCTGTGGACTGTCGTTGCGGGTGCTAGTTATGGCGTAGGCTGCTCTTGCTTGGCCCTCATTCGGCTCAACCAGAGGATCCGATGA
- a CDS encoding peptidoglycan DD-metalloendopeptidase family protein: protein MKRPWLVLFLVIPLAVVAQKKPSLNQLKQELKKIEIKKDKAQDQLDAAKEDIRDVRAEIEGVDSRLEEAENTLEQTAEKLSLAQKRQAELVGSLLAANLELENKQAEVRRRLRSMYMRGKESTLSAMLGLADSGDIASRQFILDRIAKRDRKLFEEFVLVRDRIEKEKKEQDALVASVNSMLQTQKVKQEQLEKARADKVALMDSLKDRKEEMERIVKQFDDDSQKIEDQVNERMRAAMKSGKSLPPMGDGRFGPPAAGRSTSGFGMRFHPILKYNRMHNGIDFGGGYGAPVYAAGSGVVISTSKLGGYGNAIIIEHGGGMSSVYGHLSRIMVSSGATVKRGQRIGSIGSSGLSTGPHLHFEIRQNGRPVNPAAYL from the coding sequence ATGAAGCGGCCCTGGCTCGTTCTGTTCCTCGTGATTCCCCTGGCGGTCGTGGCGCAGAAGAAGCCGTCTCTGAACCAGCTTAAGCAAGAGCTGAAGAAGATCGAGATAAAGAAGGACAAGGCTCAGGATCAGCTTGATGCAGCAAAAGAAGATATCCGGGATGTACGGGCCGAGATTGAGGGAGTCGACTCTCGCCTAGAGGAAGCAGAAAACACTCTTGAGCAAACCGCAGAAAAGCTTTCGCTGGCGCAAAAACGGCAAGCTGAGCTTGTGGGATCATTATTGGCGGCAAATCTTGAACTGGAGAACAAGCAAGCCGAAGTTCGCCGCCGGCTTCGATCAATGTACATGCGCGGGAAAGAATCCACCCTCTCCGCGATGCTCGGCCTCGCGGACTCCGGTGACATCGCTTCACGGCAGTTCATCCTTGACCGAATTGCGAAACGTGATCGCAAGCTATTCGAAGAGTTTGTTCTTGTCCGGGATCGCATCGAGAAGGAAAAGAAGGAACAGGATGCCCTGGTTGCAAGCGTCAACTCGATGCTTCAAACCCAGAAAGTCAAGCAAGAACAGCTAGAAAAGGCCCGCGCGGACAAAGTTGCCCTCATGGACTCTCTCAAGGACCGCAAAGAGGAGATGGAGCGAATCGTCAAACAGTTCGATGACGACAGCCAAAAAATTGAGGACCAAGTGAACGAGCGCATGAGGGCGGCGATGAAGTCAGGGAAGAGCCTTCCGCCAATGGGAGACGGCCGATTCGGCCCGCCCGCCGCCGGGCGCAGCACCAGCGGATTTGGCATGCGCTTCCATCCTATTCTGAAGTACAACCGAATGCACAACGGGATCGATTTCGGTGGCGGCTACGGCGCGCCAGTGTACGCCGCGGGTAGCGGAGTCGTGATTAGTACTTCCAAACTTGGCGGCTACGGAAACGCAATCATCATCGAGCATGGCGGCGGCATGTCGTCTGTTTACGGCCATCTGAGCCGGATCATGGTGTCTTCCGGAGCAACCGTGAAGCGAGGACAACGCATCGGATCAATCGGCTCCAGCGGCCTTTCAACGGGCCCCCATCTGCATTTTGAAATCCGGCAGAACGGTCGGCCGGTGAATCCGGCGGCGTATTTATAG
- a CDS encoding S-layer homology domain-containing protein has translation MKRTYKIALSLVLSLGIVAPAFAQDSFPDVQDTHWAADAIKRLKLEKFIQGMPNGNFEGSRAITRYEMASLVYAVYAKLVCFDEEVAVKIKDLEAKINKKSGEISTPPAPVDNSSLKAALASLKSDVGTMKAWGSDISMLKKMTASYSKELTSLGADVTGMKKQLNDLSMRVSALEKKTDNVVISGDANLLAFASTKDSSSAVGYNQDGRFTTGTATGAGLDSLGVLHELGLKLNSGASAQRAWGAELVVGNVATTGIGNQSDWAGQIGTAYGKSPASEVYLNTAWASLPEVLNSTVGRQNLNLGSYILARPDFTSFYNQERWDNGAYLMDGLKTGTYGFGGITVNAFVGRFGATTSAGTALQPVVNGVNPSRLMGGQIGFNLGDFAKLTGTYLNLDGNNGPINRNEIYGVDGDFNIAGLAFKGGYGKSIQKFNQGTIVDTDNVRYNASTTLFKGLNIGYDHVEQNYVAPGDWGRTGVFRNLVDVNRLTADAGFDINSKWHLNGGYASNKSINGVGETKGWNVGLKTALTPKWGMMLTHENTQFDGGFQGSTPGGFARFSTIWLDYDAGSNSLLKLFYQMGDTSGILANPGGGGLANQKGGFFGMQYGIRF, from the coding sequence ATGAAGCGAACTTACAAGATTGCCCTTTCCTTGGTTCTGAGCCTCGGGATCGTGGCACCTGCATTCGCCCAGGACTCGTTCCCGGACGTACAGGACACCCATTGGGCTGCAGACGCGATTAAGCGACTGAAGCTCGAAAAATTCATCCAAGGTATGCCAAATGGCAATTTCGAGGGTAGTCGAGCGATTACTCGATACGAAATGGCTTCATTGGTGTACGCCGTCTACGCAAAGCTCGTCTGCTTTGACGAAGAGGTCGCGGTCAAGATCAAGGATCTTGAGGCGAAGATCAACAAGAAGTCGGGCGAAATCAGCACCCCTCCCGCTCCGGTTGACAACAGCAGCCTCAAGGCAGCTTTGGCTTCTCTCAAGAGCGACGTCGGAACTATGAAAGCATGGGGATCCGATATCTCAATGCTCAAGAAAATGACCGCTTCGTACTCGAAGGAGCTCACCTCCCTCGGCGCAGACGTGACGGGCATGAAGAAGCAGCTCAACGACCTCTCGATGCGCGTTTCGGCTCTCGAAAAGAAGACCGACAACGTCGTGATCAGCGGAGACGCTAACCTCTTGGCGTTTGCGTCCACCAAGGACAGCAGCTCGGCAGTTGGCTACAACCAAGATGGTCGATTCACCACCGGTACTGCTACCGGAGCCGGTCTCGACAGCCTTGGCGTCCTACACGAACTCGGGCTAAAGCTCAACAGCGGAGCATCCGCTCAGCGAGCATGGGGTGCAGAGCTCGTGGTCGGAAACGTGGCAACCACCGGAATCGGTAACCAGTCCGACTGGGCCGGTCAAATCGGAACTGCATACGGAAAGAGCCCGGCATCTGAGGTCTACCTCAATACCGCTTGGGCATCACTTCCAGAAGTTTTGAACTCGACAGTGGGTCGCCAAAACCTCAACCTCGGTAGCTACATCTTGGCTCGACCGGACTTCACCAGCTTCTATAACCAGGAGCGATGGGACAACGGCGCGTACCTGATGGACGGTCTCAAGACCGGCACCTATGGTTTCGGTGGAATCACCGTGAATGCATTCGTCGGTCGCTTCGGCGCAACCACCAGTGCAGGCACTGCTCTTCAACCGGTCGTCAACGGTGTCAATCCATCTCGCTTGATGGGTGGTCAGATCGGATTCAACCTCGGCGACTTCGCCAAGTTGACCGGTACGTACCTCAACCTTGATGGTAACAATGGTCCGATCAACCGAAACGAGATCTACGGCGTTGATGGAGACTTCAACATCGCAGGACTGGCGTTCAAGGGTGGTTACGGAAAGTCGATCCAGAAGTTCAATCAGGGAACAATCGTTGATACCGATAACGTTCGATACAACGCTTCAACCACGTTGTTCAAGGGTCTCAACATTGGCTACGATCACGTTGAGCAGAACTACGTTGCTCCAGGCGACTGGGGACGAACTGGTGTGTTCCGCAACCTCGTTGACGTCAACCGACTCACGGCTGACGCTGGCTTCGATATCAACTCGAAGTGGCACCTCAACGGCGGCTACGCTAGCAACAAGTCGATCAACGGCGTTGGCGAAACCAAGGGTTGGAACGTTGGCCTCAAGACTGCTCTCACTCCGAAGTGGGGCATGATGCTCACCCACGAGAACACCCAATTCGACGGCGGCTTCCAAGGTTCCACACCAGGCGGCTTCGCTCGATTCTCCACCATCTGGCTGGACTACGATGCCGGCAGCAACTCGCTGCTCAAGTTGTTCTACCAAATGGGCGACACCAGTGGCATCCTTGCCAACCCAGGCGGCGGCGGACTGGCTAACCAGAAAGGCGGCTTCTTCGGTATGCAATACGGCATCAGGTTCTAA